A genomic segment from Psychrobacter arcticus 273-4 encodes:
- a CDS encoding YeeE/YedE family protein has translation MSIQIDWQAFTPISLVGGLILGVATVILLLGVGRIAGISGIFSSLLKPKRVEMWQVLFIAGLIISPLLYSLVRPLPDVEISTSLPLLIGAGLLVGFGTRMGSGCTSGHGICGNARLSPRSMAATVTFMFFGIVTVYIGRHVLGLL, from the coding sequence ATGAGTATACAAATAGACTGGCAGGCATTTACGCCAATCTCCTTAGTAGGCGGTTTAATACTAGGAGTTGCGACTGTTATCCTGCTGTTAGGTGTTGGTCGTATTGCGGGTATCAGTGGTATTTTTTCAAGCCTGCTCAAACCAAAGCGCGTAGAGATGTGGCAGGTATTATTTATTGCAGGTCTGATTATCTCGCCATTATTATATAGTTTGGTTAGACCGCTACCTGATGTCGAAATCAGTACCTCGTTACCTTTATTAATCGGGGCAGGGCTATTGGTTGGTTTTGGTACACGTATGGGTTCAGGCTGTACCAGCGGACATGGCATTTGTGGTAATGCACGACTATCGCCACGTTCGATGGCGGCGACGGTGACCTTTATGTTTTTTGGTATTGTGACGGTTTATATCGGTCGACATGTACTAGGGCTGCTGTAA
- a CDS encoding DUF6691 family protein — protein sequence MLKNIIGLLAGLLFGFGLLISGMTDPVKVQGFLDVFGAWDISLALVMGGGLVVAIVGVQLAKRQQTSWIGTSIDMPSKTVINKKLLIGAMLFGIGWGLVGICPGPGIVLLGTGQWQAYVFIPAMIIGMLIYQWLEPKLNG from the coding sequence ATGCTAAAAAATATAATTGGGTTACTGGCAGGGTTGTTATTCGGCTTCGGACTGTTGATATCAGGTATGACCGATCCTGTTAAAGTACAAGGCTTTTTGGACGTATTTGGTGCATGGGATATTTCTCTGGCACTGGTGATGGGTGGTGGTCTAGTGGTGGCGATTGTCGGTGTACAATTGGCCAAGCGTCAACAGACCAGTTGGATTGGCACGTCAATCGATATGCCAAGCAAAACAGTCATCAATAAGAAGCTGTTAATCGGCGCGATGTTGTTCGGTATCGGTTGGGGTTTGGTGGGTATTTGCCCAGGACCTGGAATCGTGCTACTTGGCACGGGACAGTGGCAGGCTTATGTCTTTATCCCAGCGATGATCATTGGGATGCTAATTTATCAATGGCTCGAGCCGAAACTTAATGGATAA
- a CDS encoding AMP-binding protein yields the protein MTDFHTGLGKNAANHQPLTPIDFIIRSAQVYPDRTAIIYDDLEHNNLTQTWQQTYDRCRQLADGLRKLGVDKNDTVAVMMPNTPAMVECAFGVPMSGGVLCTLNTRLDINALSFCLQHSEAKVLILDSEFAEHAEMIDETFPNLIVIHATDAAVDIERFGQMSYEELIASADSLDNWEKPTDEWDAIALNYTSGTTGKPKGVVYHHRGATLNAVSNILDWDMPKHPMYLWTLPLFHCNGWCFPWTIAERAGVNVCLRKIDADLILQLIAKHKVSHYCSAPVVHNMIAGGKPEYKEAINHEVKGWVAGAPPSETMLAAMEAMGFHISHVYGLTEVYGPVTICAEQQEWATLDVAGRAQKKSRQGVTSHLMSGFELFKQGTTEPVAADGKEMGELALRGNMVMKGYLKSRKATEEAFTDGWFRTGDLGVKYPDGYIKIMDRLKDIIISGGENISSIEVENVLYKMPEIQSCAVVAAPHDKWGEVPVAFIEIHAGSTLQRDNVMAHCKQHLASFKMPKYIIFAEIPKTSTGKVQKFELRQAAKSLAHETPKVTASAK from the coding sequence ATGACCGACTTTCACACAGGTCTCGGCAAAAATGCTGCTAACCATCAACCGCTTACCCCTATTGACTTCATCATTCGTAGCGCTCAGGTCTATCCTGACAGAACGGCTATCATCTATGACGACCTAGAACATAATAATCTCACGCAAACGTGGCAACAGACTTACGATCGTTGCAGACAACTGGCTGATGGTCTACGTAAATTGGGTGTTGATAAAAATGACACGGTTGCGGTCATGATGCCGAATACGCCAGCAATGGTCGAATGTGCCTTTGGGGTGCCCATGTCAGGTGGCGTGCTATGTACGTTAAACACTCGTCTCGATATCAATGCGCTCAGCTTTTGCTTACAACACTCAGAAGCCAAAGTATTGATTTTAGACAGCGAGTTTGCTGAGCATGCTGAGATGATCGACGAAACGTTTCCCAACCTTATCGTTATTCATGCGACAGATGCAGCGGTCGATATCGAGCGTTTTGGACAAATGAGTTATGAAGAATTAATCGCCAGCGCTGATAGTTTGGATAATTGGGAAAAACCAACAGATGAATGGGATGCAATTGCTCTGAACTATACGTCTGGCACCACTGGTAAGCCCAAAGGTGTGGTTTATCATCACCGCGGTGCGACACTTAATGCCGTGTCCAATATTTTAGATTGGGATATGCCAAAGCACCCAATGTATCTATGGACGCTGCCATTATTTCATTGTAATGGTTGGTGTTTTCCTTGGACGATCGCTGAGCGAGCTGGTGTCAACGTCTGCTTGCGCAAGATTGACGCTGATTTGATTTTGCAGCTGATTGCCAAACATAAAGTCTCACATTATTGCTCAGCGCCTGTGGTGCATAATATGATTGCCGGTGGCAAGCCTGAATACAAAGAAGCCATCAATCATGAAGTTAAGGGCTGGGTCGCTGGTGCGCCGCCGTCTGAAACCATGCTGGCAGCCATGGAAGCCATGGGCTTTCATATCTCTCATGTTTATGGTCTCACCGAAGTTTACGGACCTGTCACCATCTGCGCTGAGCAACAAGAATGGGCTACGCTTGATGTCGCTGGGCGCGCGCAGAAAAAATCACGTCAAGGCGTGACCTCACATTTGATGAGCGGATTTGAGCTGTTTAAACAAGGTACCACTGAACCGGTTGCCGCTGATGGTAAAGAAATGGGCGAGCTGGCACTGCGCGGCAATATGGTGATGAAAGGTTATCTAAAAAGCCGTAAGGCCACCGAAGAAGCCTTTACTGATGGTTGGTTCCGCACCGGTGATTTGGGTGTTAAATATCCTGACGGCTATATCAAAATCATGGACAGGCTTAAAGACATCATCATCTCAGGTGGCGAAAACATCTCTAGTATCGAAGTCGAAAACGTCCTATATAAAATGCCAGAAATCCAAAGCTGTGCTGTAGTCGCTGCGCCGCATGATAAATGGGGTGAAGTACCGGTGGCATTTATCGAGATTCATGCTGGCAGCACTTTACAGCGCGATAATGTGATGGCGCATTGTAAACAGCACCTTGCTAGTTTTAAAATGCCTAAATATATTATTTTTGCTGAAATCCCAAAGACCAGCACCGGTAAGGTACAAAAGTTTGAACTGCGCCAAGCGGCCAAATCCTTGGCACACGAAACGCCTAAAGTAACGGCAAGTGCCAAGTAG
- a CDS encoding NADPH-dependent 2,4-dienoyl-CoA reductase has protein sequence MTASHTANSIDTASLNEHYPHLFEPLDLGFTTLKNRLVMGSMHTGLEDRFYNYGKLAAYFAERAKGGVAMMITGGISPNREGWLLPASGTMNTRADVLNHQRVTRAVHKYDSKIIMQILHSGRYGYHPFVVSSSPIKSPISPFKPRKMSIKNIEQTVKDYARSAKLAKQAGYDGVEIMGSEGYLLNQFLSRHVNKRTDEYGGDIQGRMKLAVDVVKAVREAAGEDFIMLFRLSVIDLVKDGNVMDEVIIVAKALEEAGVTIMNTGIGWHEARVPTIVTSVPRAAFVDFTAEIKKHISIPMMAANRINMPETAEEIVASGQADLIQMARPFLADAHWVNKAKDGQADRINTCIACNQACLDHTFDNKRSTCLVNPQACYETELVYKKTKKPRKVAVIGGGVAGMSAAHVAALRGHEVTLFEAKDILGGQFNYAKVIPGKEEFFETIRYYINELEHLGVEIKLNTKVDKAMLEKAKFHHVIVATGVVPRSLAGKLEGADLPQVMSYAELLSGEKSVGATVAVIGAGGIGFDVSEYLTAKHGQPLDELDPELLKDSSYRPKAQSIEEWREEWGVTSATDYQTEGGLIKTGDITPVRQVYLIQRTKGRLGSGLNKTSGWVHRAHVKSHGVIQVSGAQYDKITNEGIWITNNQGQSQLLRVDSVVVCAGQESVVELMPNVGDAPDAQYHLIGGAKLAAELDAKRAIRDGAEVAASI, from the coding sequence ATGACCGCCAGCCATACTGCCAATTCGATTGACACTGCCAGCTTGAACGAACACTACCCGCATTTATTTGAGCCGCTCGATTTGGGCTTTACTACGTTAAAAAACCGTCTGGTAATGGGCTCGATGCATACGGGACTTGAAGACCGTTTTTATAACTACGGTAAACTGGCGGCGTATTTTGCAGAACGTGCCAAGGGCGGCGTGGCGATGATGATCACGGGCGGTATCTCGCCCAATCGTGAAGGTTGGTTGCTACCTGCTAGTGGTACGATGAATACGCGCGCTGACGTCCTCAATCATCAGCGTGTCACTCGTGCCGTGCATAAGTATGACAGCAAAATTATCATGCAAATCTTGCATAGTGGTCGCTATGGTTATCACCCTTTTGTTGTCTCATCAAGCCCTATTAAATCGCCAATCTCGCCTTTTAAACCGCGTAAGATGAGCATCAAAAACATTGAGCAGACAGTAAAGGATTATGCTCGTTCTGCAAAACTCGCCAAACAGGCAGGTTATGATGGTGTCGAAATCATGGGCTCAGAAGGCTATTTGCTCAATCAGTTTTTATCGCGTCACGTCAATAAACGTACGGACGAATATGGCGGTGATATCCAAGGACGCATGAAGCTAGCAGTCGACGTGGTCAAAGCCGTACGCGAGGCTGCCGGTGAAGATTTTATTATGTTATTCCGTCTATCGGTTATCGATTTGGTCAAAGACGGCAACGTCATGGATGAAGTCATCATTGTTGCCAAAGCGCTAGAAGAAGCCGGCGTCACCATTATGAATACCGGTATCGGTTGGCATGAAGCGCGTGTGCCGACGATTGTAACCAGCGTACCGCGTGCTGCCTTTGTTGATTTCACTGCTGAGATTAAAAAGCACATCAGCATCCCAATGATGGCCGCCAACCGTATCAATATGCCAGAAACCGCAGAAGAAATTGTGGCTAGTGGCCAAGCAGATTTGATTCAAATGGCGCGTCCTTTCTTAGCTGATGCGCATTGGGTGAATAAAGCCAAAGACGGTCAAGCCGATCGTATCAATACTTGTATCGCTTGTAACCAAGCCTGCCTTGACCATACTTTTGACAATAAACGCTCAACATGTCTGGTTAATCCGCAAGCCTGCTATGAGACGGAATTGGTTTATAAGAAAACCAAGAAACCTAGAAAAGTCGCCGTCATCGGTGGCGGTGTTGCCGGTATGTCAGCGGCGCACGTCGCCGCGCTACGTGGTCATGAGGTGACCTTATTTGAAGCAAAAGATATCTTAGGCGGGCAGTTTAACTATGCCAAAGTGATCCCTGGTAAAGAAGAGTTCTTTGAGACCATTCGCTACTACATCAATGAGCTTGAGCACTTAGGCGTTGAGATTAAACTCAATACCAAAGTCGATAAAGCCATGCTGGAAAAAGCCAAGTTCCATCATGTCATCGTTGCAACCGGTGTTGTACCTAGAAGCCTAGCAGGCAAGTTAGAAGGCGCTGATTTGCCGCAAGTGATGAGCTATGCTGAATTGCTCTCTGGTGAAAAATCAGTCGGCGCAACCGTTGCTGTCATCGGTGCTGGTGGTATCGGCTTTGACGTCAGTGAATATCTCACTGCCAAACATGGTCAGCCGCTTGATGAGCTAGACCCTGAGTTATTAAAAGATTCAAGCTACCGTCCGAAAGCCCAGTCTATCGAAGAGTGGCGTGAAGAGTGGGGCGTCACCTCTGCTACCGATTATCAAACAGAGGGTGGTCTCATCAAGACTGGCGACATTACCCCTGTTCGCCAAGTGTATTTGATACAGCGTACTAAAGGTCGCTTGGGCAGTGGTCTCAATAAAACGTCGGGCTGGGTACATCGCGCGCATGTCAAATCACACGGCGTTATCCAAGTATCAGGTGCTCAGTACGATAAAATCACCAATGAAGGTATCTGGATCACCAATAATCAAGGTCAAAGCCAGCTGCTACGGGTCGATAGTGTCGTGGTCTGTGCCGGTCAAGAATCAGTCGTCGAGCTAATGCCAAATGTCGGTGATGCCCCAGACGCGCAATACCATCTCATCGGCGGTGCAAAGTTGGCGGCTGAGCTCGATGCCAAACGTGCGATTCGTGATGGTGCTGAGGTTGCAGCGAGTATTTAA
- a CDS encoding alkene reductase, which produces MAHDNLFEPVKMGTQTLKNRIIMAPLTRLRSVEPGDVPTALASEYYAQRSGAGLIIAEATQVSFQAKGYAGAPGIHTEEQMTAWKTIVDNVHAKGCKIVVQLWHTGLVAHESVQPDGKAPISASDVNVGVRTSLRDSNNQAIRVDATTPRPATLEEIQQVIADFGLATKNAKEAGFDGVEIHGAHGYLLHQFWVEHTNQRTDEYGGSRENRARLMLAVIDACVDAWDADHVGIRISPLGTFNNVEAGYNEDENIWLIEQINQRGLMYLHLSEPDWAGGTPYSTEFRQRVREAFGQMIIAAGGYTAEKAETNIKDGYIDAVAFGRDYIANPDLAERIREGAPLNEQHPQSFYGGGTEGYTDYPFLNQA; this is translated from the coding sequence ATGGCACACGACAACTTATTTGAACCCGTAAAAATGGGCACCCAAACTCTAAAAAATCGCATTATTATGGCGCCTTTGACGCGCCTGCGCTCTGTCGAGCCGGGTGATGTTCCCACTGCTCTAGCGAGTGAGTATTATGCGCAGCGTAGCGGCGCTGGACTGATCATTGCTGAAGCGACCCAGGTGTCTTTTCAAGCAAAAGGTTATGCGGGCGCGCCTGGTATCCATACTGAAGAGCAGATGACCGCATGGAAAACCATCGTTGATAATGTCCATGCAAAAGGCTGCAAAATCGTGGTACAGCTCTGGCACACGGGTTTGGTTGCACACGAAAGCGTGCAACCTGATGGCAAAGCGCCTATTTCAGCTTCCGATGTTAATGTGGGGGTACGTACGTCACTGCGCGACAGCAACAACCAAGCGATTCGCGTTGATGCGACAACGCCACGACCAGCCACGCTTGAGGAAATACAGCAAGTTATTGCTGACTTTGGTCTTGCGACCAAAAATGCCAAAGAAGCGGGCTTTGATGGCGTAGAGATTCATGGTGCTCATGGTTATCTGTTGCATCAGTTTTGGGTTGAGCATACCAATCAGCGCACTGATGAATACGGCGGTAGCCGTGAGAACCGCGCGCGCTTGATGCTGGCTGTGATTGATGCTTGTGTCGATGCATGGGACGCTGACCATGTCGGCATTCGTATTTCACCACTTGGTACGTTTAATAATGTGGAAGCGGGCTACAATGAAGACGAAAATATTTGGCTGATTGAGCAGATTAATCAGCGCGGTCTGATGTATCTACATCTTTCTGAGCCTGATTGGGCCGGTGGTACGCCATATAGTACTGAATTCCGTCAGCGCGTTCGTGAAGCATTTGGACAGATGATTATTGCCGCTGGTGGTTATACCGCTGAAAAAGCGGAGACAAATATCAAAGATGGCTATATCGATGCGGTTGCTTTTGGTCGTGACTATATTGCCAACCCTGATTTGGCTGAGCGTATTCGCGAAGGCGCACCGCTCAATGAGCAGCATCCGCAGAGCTTTTATGGTGGCGGGACAGAAGGTTACACCGATTATCCGTTTTTAAACCAAGCATAA
- a CDS encoding NAD(P)/FAD-dependent oxidoreductase, whose product MDNYRTASQHPHYDVIIIGAGASGLYCALTAGRRGRRVLVLDHANKAGKKILMSGGGRCNFTNYFVAPEHFIGSNPHFCKSALSRYPSWEFIGMVEQHKIPYHEREHGQLFCDDSAQDILTMLLDECAAVGVQVRLNTQIDSVQAIENDKKARFQLSTTKALSKKDKQEQKDMANQTNLPQTGYRCESLVVATGGLSIPTMGASGLGYALAQQFNHTLIQTDASLVPFTFTDKIGELIRALAGISIPVIASNERISFKLPLLFTHRGLSGPSMLQLSNYWHIGETISINLLPDIDMTALLLAHKKSHPRQLIRTVLADYTDSGDDSNKLPKKLLVALQTHLWDDIKQTELANIKDERLIELGETLNGWQLKPSGTEGYRTAEVTRGGIKTAEVSSKTMQSNYQDGLYFIGEVLDVTGWLGGYNFQWAWASGFVCGEVV is encoded by the coding sequence ATGGACAATTACCGCACTGCCTCGCAACACCCTCATTATGATGTCATTATCATTGGTGCTGGTGCGTCAGGGTTATATTGCGCGCTGACAGCCGGTCGCCGTGGTCGCCGCGTACTGGTGCTAGACCATGCCAATAAAGCCGGCAAAAAAATCCTCATGTCTGGCGGTGGGCGCTGTAACTTTACCAATTATTTTGTTGCGCCTGAACATTTTATCGGTAGTAATCCGCATTTTTGTAAATCAGCGCTCAGTCGCTACCCGAGTTGGGAATTCATCGGTATGGTTGAGCAGCATAAAATACCCTACCATGAGCGCGAACACGGGCAGCTATTTTGTGATGATTCGGCACAAGATATATTGACTATGCTCCTTGATGAGTGTGCCGCGGTAGGCGTACAGGTCAGACTGAACACCCAAATTGATAGCGTGCAAGCAATCGAAAACGATAAGAAAGCACGGTTTCAATTATCAACAACCAAAGCACTCAGCAAAAAAGACAAACAAGAGCAAAAAGATATGGCAAATCAAACCAATCTGCCGCAAACAGGCTATCGCTGTGAATCACTAGTGGTGGCAACGGGCGGCTTGTCTATTCCAACCATGGGTGCTAGTGGTTTAGGCTATGCATTAGCACAGCAATTTAATCATACGCTTATACAAACTGATGCCAGTCTTGTACCTTTTACCTTTACCGATAAAATCGGCGAGCTGATTCGCGCACTTGCTGGTATTAGTATCCCTGTGATTGCCAGTAATGAGCGTATCTCCTTTAAGCTGCCGCTATTATTTACCCATCGCGGACTCTCCGGCCCCTCCATGCTACAGCTTTCAAACTATTGGCATATTGGCGAAACCATCAGCATCAATTTGCTCCCCGATATCGATATGACCGCGCTATTACTTGCGCATAAAAAGTCTCATCCAAGACAGCTCATCCGTACGGTATTGGCGGATTATACCGATAGCGGCGATGATAGTAACAAGCTGCCCAAAAAACTGTTGGTAGCGTTACAGACCCACCTGTGGGACGACATCAAGCAGACTGAGCTTGCCAATATTAAAGATGAGCGCTTGATAGAGCTGGGTGAAACCCTTAATGGCTGGCAGCTTAAACCCTCTGGCACCGAAGGCTATCGTACTGCTGAGGTCACACGTGGCGGGATAAAAACCGCTGAAGTGTCCTCGAAAACCATGCAGAGTAATTATCAAGATGGACTGTATTTTATCGGTGAAGTGTTGGATGTCACAGGCTGGCTTGGCGGTTATAACTTCCAATGGGCGTGGGCAAGTGGCTTTGTCTGCGGCGAAGTTGTCTGA
- the acs gene encoding acetate--CoA ligase, which yields MTQKSFPITPEFLAAANVTAEQYVEQYQQSIASPEATDAFWAKQAELIDWIKKPTKISDVSYDLEDFRIKWFEDGELNISVNCLDRHVKNNPYKPAIIWEGDHPSLHKIISFKELHEAVCRLGNAMRKLGVKKGDRVTLYMPMIPEAVVAMLACTRIGAVHSVVFGGFSTQSLGNRIIDSQSKLVITADEGIRGNKRTPLKANVDRALDMDGTDSVSNVIVVHRTGNSVPMSGRRDIWYHSLVDGESQYCEPEVMNAEDPLFLLYTSGSTGKPKGVLHTTGGYITYALSTFRDVFDVKDDDVYWCTADVGWVTGHTYATYAPLANGTTTVMFEGVPEYPTWARIGHIIDKHQITVLYTAPTAIRAMMKEGDTFVRESDRSSLRLLGTVGEPINPEAWDWYYHIVGGGKCPVVDTWWQTETGGIMLAPIPGTVAMKPGAVMNPLYGIIPEVIDTDGVALEGAAEGNLVINGSWPGQMRTIYKDHARFLETYFTEYPGYYFTGDGVQRDEDGHYWITGRVDDVLNVSGHRLGTAEIESAIVAHPATAEAAVVGMPHDIRGIGICAFVILKSSETATESLKAELNRHVRTEIGPIANLDAIYMVNVLPKTRSGKIMRRILRSLAAGQYVGLGDLSTLADSSVINELVEVVKTERAK from the coding sequence ATGACTCAAAAATCATTTCCAATTACGCCTGAATTCCTCGCCGCTGCCAATGTTACTGCCGAGCAGTATGTTGAACAATACCAACAATCCATTGCGTCACCTGAAGCGACAGATGCCTTTTGGGCGAAGCAGGCCGAGCTGATTGATTGGATAAAAAAGCCCACCAAAATCAGTGATGTCAGCTACGACTTAGAGGATTTTCGCATTAAGTGGTTCGAAGATGGCGAGCTGAATATTTCAGTCAACTGTCTTGATCGTCATGTCAAAAACAACCCCTACAAGCCTGCCATCATTTGGGAAGGGGATCATCCCTCCCTACATAAAATAATCTCATTTAAAGAGCTGCATGAAGCAGTTTGTCGCTTAGGTAATGCCATGCGCAAGCTTGGGGTTAAAAAGGGCGACCGCGTCACCTTATATATGCCGATGATACCTGAAGCAGTGGTCGCAATGCTGGCGTGTACGCGTATTGGAGCAGTACACTCGGTGGTGTTTGGCGGCTTTTCTACGCAAAGCTTGGGTAACCGTATTATTGATAGCCAGTCCAAGCTGGTCATCACCGCTGATGAAGGTATCCGTGGTAACAAGCGTACGCCACTCAAAGCCAATGTCGATCGTGCTCTAGATATGGATGGCACAGACAGCGTTAGCAATGTCATCGTCGTCCATCGTACCGGCAATTCAGTGCCGATGAGTGGTCGCCGTGATATCTGGTATCACAGCTTGGTCGATGGTGAATCGCAGTACTGTGAACCTGAAGTGATGAATGCAGAAGACCCGCTGTTTTTATTATATACCTCTGGTTCAACAGGTAAGCCCAAAGGCGTGTTGCACACCACAGGCGGCTATATCACTTATGCGCTGTCCACGTTTCGTGATGTTTTTGATGTTAAGGATGATGATGTGTACTGGTGTACTGCGGACGTCGGTTGGGTGACGGGTCATACCTACGCCACTTACGCACCGCTTGCCAATGGCACGACGACAGTCATGTTTGAGGGCGTGCCAGAGTATCCGACATGGGCACGCATTGGGCATATCATTGATAAGCATCAAATAACCGTTTTATATACCGCACCGACCGCTATTCGCGCCATGATGAAAGAGGGCGATACCTTTGTACGTGAGTCGGACCGCTCAAGTCTGCGCTTACTCGGCACGGTTGGTGAACCTATCAATCCTGAAGCGTGGGACTGGTACTATCATATCGTCGGTGGCGGTAAGTGTCCGGTCGTCGATACCTGGTGGCAGACCGAAACCGGCGGTATTATGCTAGCACCAATACCGGGGACGGTTGCGATGAAGCCAGGCGCGGTGATGAATCCGCTATATGGCATCATACCAGAGGTCATTGATACCGATGGCGTTGCGCTTGAAGGTGCTGCTGAAGGTAATTTGGTAATTAATGGTAGCTGGCCTGGTCAAATGCGCACCATTTATAAAGACCACGCGCGGTTTTTAGAGACTTATTTTACCGAATATCCCGGCTATTATTTCACGGGCGATGGGGTACAGCGTGATGAAGATGGTCACTACTGGATTACCGGTCGTGTTGACGACGTGCTTAATGTGTCAGGGCATAGACTGGGCACAGCAGAGATTGAAAGTGCGATAGTCGCCCACCCAGCGACGGCAGAGGCGGCAGTGGTAGGAATGCCACACGATATACGCGGTATAGGTATTTGTGCTTTTGTTATCTTAAAGTCGAGTGAAACGGCAACTGAGTCACTAAAAGCAGAATTAAACCGCCATGTACGCACCGAGATTGGTCCGATTGCCAATTTAGATGCCATCTATATGGTCAATGTGTTACCCAAAACGCGCTCTGGTAAAATCATGCGCCGCATATTGCGTAGTCTAGCGGCAGGGCAGTATGTTGGTCTTGGTGATTTATCTACCCTAGCTGATAGCTCAGTTATCAATGAGCTGGTCGAAGTGGTCAAGACAGAACGTGCAAAATAG
- the pgsA gene encoding CDP-diacylglycerol--glycerol-3-phosphate 3-phosphatidyltransferase — translation MTESTHLPPQETSSTQSNKSIFNLPNNLTIARILMIPLFVAIAYWPPAMGIGMPAISDNVIAKVGMSEFSDSLLRHLLLTGVFILAAITDWLDGYFARKLNVVSAFGRFLDPVADKLMVAAALIILVQWHPNIIMAIAAIVIISREIAVSALREWMAELGKSTSVAVSYVGKLKTTFQMIAITVLLLNWESLETIGYVLMVAAVILTLWSMMIYLKAAWPYLKQSG, via the coding sequence ATGACTGAGAGCACGCATTTGCCTCCGCAGGAGACGTCAAGTACGCAGAGTAACAAGAGTATTTTTAATTTGCCCAACAACCTGACGATTGCGCGTATTTTGATGATTCCGCTATTCGTGGCAATTGCCTATTGGCCGCCTGCCATGGGGATTGGCATGCCCGCAATCTCAGATAACGTGATTGCTAAGGTTGGTATGAGTGAGTTTAGCGATAGCTTATTACGTCACTTATTATTAACGGGTGTTTTTATCCTAGCGGCGATTACCGATTGGCTTGATGGCTATTTTGCGCGTAAGCTCAATGTGGTATCTGCGTTTGGACGCTTTTTGGACCCTGTTGCTGATAAGCTCATGGTCGCAGCCGCGCTGATTATCTTAGTACAATGGCATCCCAATATTATCATGGCGATAGCCGCAATTGTGATTATCTCGCGTGAAATCGCCGTATCGGCATTGCGTGAATGGATGGCAGAGCTGGGTAAAAGCACCAGTGTGGCGGTGTCTTATGTAGGTAAACTGAAAACTACTTTTCAGATGATAGCGATTACGGTGCTTTTGTTAAATTGGGAATCGCTTGAAACCATCGGCTATGTTTTGATGGTAGCAGCAGTGATTTTAACATTATGGTCGATGATGATTTATCTCAAAGCAGCTTGGCCATATCTTAAGCAAAGCGGTTAA
- a CDS encoding pyridoxamine 5'-phosphate oxidase family protein, whose amino-acid sequence MSNQKHIDKIQAVIKDVKFAMISTSNKKGDIHAWPMTTSEVNLDNKEIWFIGDKTSDVVKDIQDDARIGLTYATQDEKNYVSISGDAELPTDKAKLDELWSPVYSAFFANGKEDANIQLIKVVPHGVECWLSGSTVVNMFKMAAAALQDGKTAEDMGETFSVSL is encoded by the coding sequence ATGAGTAACCAAAAGCATATCGATAAAATCCAAGCCGTCATTAAAGACGTGAAATTTGCCATGATAAGTACCAGTAATAAAAAAGGTGATATTCATGCGTGGCCGATGACCACCAGTGAGGTGAACCTTGATAATAAAGAAATTTGGTTTATCGGAGATAAAACATCTGATGTCGTAAAAGATATCCAAGACGATGCTAGAATTGGTCTCACTTATGCTACCCAAGATGAGAAGAACTATGTATCCATTAGTGGTGATGCAGAATTACCGACTGACAAAGCCAAGCTCGATGAGCTATGGTCACCTGTCTATAGTGCCTTTTTTGCTAACGGCAAAGAAGATGCAAACATCCAATTGATTAAAGTGGTACCGCATGGTGTAGAGTGCTGGCTTAGCGGCAGTACCGTCGTGAATATGTTCAAAATGGCGGCAGCAGCGCTACAAGATGGTAAAACCGCTGAAGATATGGGCGAAACCTTCTCAGTTTCGTTATAA